A stretch of DNA from Thermodesulfobacteriota bacterium:
ACCCCGCTGGGACGTGCCCACCGACATACTGAAAGCTTATTATCTGCGGGCCTACGATGCCATTCGCGTTCACTGCCCGCCGGAGCGGGCGGCAATCGTCTTTCACGACGGATTCCGCACCCACCGTGAGTATTTAGACTTCATGCAGCCGCCGCAGTTCGAGAACGTTATTTTTGACATTCATCGTTACCAGTGTTTCAACCGCGAAGACCTTGATATGGACATTCACGGCCATCTGGACAAGGCGGGCAACCTGTGGCGCCGGGAGATCGGGGAAATAAACAGCGAGCTGAAGCTGCCCACGGTCGTGGGGGAATGGAGCCTGGGGCTGAACCTGGAAGTCGTTTCGCTCTGGGCCGAAGGGCCATACGGACGGGCACTCCGGGACATGAGCCGGTTCGAGCTGGATGTGGCCTATCGCGCGTACGGTGCCGCGCAGCTTCTTGCCTTTGAGCAGTGCCGGGGCTGGTTTTTCTGGAGTTACCGTACCGAAACCACGCCGGAGTGGTGTTTCCGCGAGTGCGTCGAGAGAGGCTGGCTGCCGCCGAGATTTAAGTAGTTTCCATCGGTCAGGCCGCTGACGGATCAGAAGAAACGTCGCCGGATTTAGGTTTAGGACTCTTGGCGGAAGAGGGTTTCCGCTTCTGTTTCCGGCCGTACAGAACCTTGGTCTCACCGTCCCGGGTGACAATGAGCGTGCGGTGATGCAGCGGCCGCAGTCTTGAATAGACACTGAAACTCAACATGGTCATGTTGGGCAGCTCGCGGTTGAGCATTTCGAATATCCGCATCTCTCCCTTGGGGTCGAAGGAACTGGTGGCCTCTTCCATCACCAGCCAGGTCGGCTGGTGGAGCAGAACGCGGGCGAAACCCAGCTGCTGCTGGACGCGCAGCGGCAGCACCTCTTCCCAGTTGTCCTTTTCATCCAGGCGCCGCATAAACCGGATAAGGCCAACGCATTCGAGGGCATGGCGAATGGAAATGGAAGTGAAGGTGTTAGGCGGGCTCGGGTAGCAGAGCGCCTGGCGCAGGGTGCCTTCCGGCAGAAAAGGCCGGTGGGCGATGAACATCATGTTGTCGCCGTCTCCGGGCAGCATTACTTTCCCGCTGCCCCAGGGCCAGAGACCGCCGATGGCTTTGAACAGGCAGGCCGTCACGTCGGGGTCACCGGTGATCAGCACCTTTTCGCCCCGGGGGACATACAGGCTGAAGTGCTCAAGCAGCATCCGCCCCGCGGTTGCCGTCGCGCCTTCCGTGACACGGCTGCGGCGGTCGGCAATGCACAGGTCATCGACCACCAGGCGAGGCCTTTCCTTCCGGTCCAGGGCAATAAGCTGGACGCCGGGTCCGTGGGTGTCGGCGTCCAGCTGCTGGATACCTTCGTAAAGCGACAGGACGCGTTCGGCCGAAGCCCGGCAGTTGGCGATGGCGCCGATGTTGTCCACCGGCCAGGACAGCGATCCGGTCAGTTGTCCGAACGCCTGCGCCGCCTGCATCAGAGCACCGAGGGTCATCACGCCGCTGATATACTGGGGCGCCGCGATCAGGATCGGGAAAACGGGCAGCAGCCCGCCGTATCCCGTCCCGAAAGAGCTCAATCC
This window harbors:
- a CDS encoding ABC transporter ATP-binding protein/permease, with translation MTDSTPDPKPNAAPDAASGIRKNFLRQVLRLAGPYWNCERRLKVRAMTLLLLLLTMSQVGITIWGNYWNRALWDALEQKDVRRVLIQVAIFAVILLVSMGVTAAHLMTKRWLQIDWRAWLTEQLMSKWLENGRHFRLSLSGEGSHDNPDQRIAEDIRIATESAIGLGHSFVFALLILGLFVNILWSISGAIAVPGTEVKIPGYMVPLAFLYAGLGTIFGSLAGRPLVRATNALLTAEATFRFGLSRVRENAESIALVHGETVERSGSSTRFKQIVQQWNRQSLAYMGLSSFGTGYGGLLPVFPILIAAPQYISGVMTLGALMQAAQAFGQLTGSLSWPVDNIGAIANCRASAERVLSLYEGIQQLDADTHGPGVQLIALDRKERPRLVVDDLCIADRRSRVTEGATATAGRMLLEHFSLYVPRGEKVLITGDPDVTACLFKAIGGLWPWGSGKVMLPGDGDNMMFIAHRPFLPEGTLRQALCYPSPPNTFTSISIRHALECVGLIRFMRRLDEKDNWEEVLPLRVQQQLGFARVLLHQPTWLVMEEATSSFDPKGEMRIFEMLNRELPNMTMLSFSVYSRLRPLHHRTLIVTRDGETKVLYGRKQKRKPSSAKSPKPKSGDVSSDPSAA